Proteins from a single region of Kiloniellales bacterium:
- a CDS encoding ABC transporter ATP-binding protein, with amino-acid sequence MAQGIAVEVRAATKVFGSGGERVVALEEVSAGIRQNEFFTLLGPSGCGKTTLLRLIAGFEQPDRGEILLEGQAIGGLPPFKRPVNTVFQNYALFPHLSVAENIGFGLAMRKRPKAEIEAAVAEMLALVKLEGLAGRRTAQLSGGQQQRVALARALANHPKVLLLDEPLSALDFKLRKEMQLELKRLQRETGITFVFVTHDQEEAITMSDRLAVMSAGRVQQVGAPHEIYEAPVNRFVADFIGESNFLEARVVEAAAGSLLCALEGGQQLRVPGEGARGEKVTLALRPEKIGLTPAARDGRDNGAFVGTISEQIYQGTTTSYHIALAGGGRLVARGGNRENGTAAFARGDMVAVALPVAALRILRD; translated from the coding sequence GTGGCGCAGGGAATCGCCGTAGAGGTGCGGGCCGCGACCAAGGTCTTCGGAAGCGGCGGCGAGCGGGTGGTTGCGCTCGAAGAGGTCTCGGCCGGAATTCGGCAGAACGAGTTTTTCACCCTTCTGGGGCCGTCGGGCTGCGGCAAGACCACCCTGCTGCGCCTGATCGCCGGTTTCGAGCAGCCGGACCGCGGCGAGATCCTGCTGGAGGGCCAGGCGATCGGCGGGCTGCCGCCCTTCAAGCGGCCGGTCAACACGGTGTTCCAGAACTACGCCCTCTTCCCGCACCTCAGCGTCGCCGAGAACATCGGCTTCGGCCTGGCGATGCGCAAGCGGCCCAAGGCGGAGATCGAGGCGGCGGTGGCCGAGATGCTGGCCCTGGTCAAGCTCGAGGGCCTGGCCGGGCGGCGCACGGCGCAGCTCTCCGGCGGCCAGCAGCAGAGGGTCGCCCTGGCCCGGGCCCTGGCCAACCATCCCAAGGTGCTGCTGCTGGACGAGCCGCTCTCGGCCCTGGACTTCAAGCTGCGCAAGGAGATGCAGCTGGAGCTGAAGCGCCTGCAGCGCGAGACCGGCATCACCTTCGTCTTCGTGACCCACGACCAGGAGGAGGCGATCACCATGTCGGACCGCCTGGCCGTGATGTCGGCGGGCCGGGTCCAGCAGGTCGGCGCGCCCCACGAGATCTACGAGGCGCCGGTCAACCGCTTCGTCGCCGACTTCATCGGCGAGTCCAACTTCCTCGAGGCACGGGTCGTCGAGGCCGCTGCGGGCAGCCTGCTCTGCGCGCTGGAGGGCGGGCAGCAGCTCCGGGTCCCGGGCGAAGGCGCCCGGGGCGAGAAGGTGACCCTGGCCCTGCGGCCGGAGAAGATCGGCCTGACTCCGGCGGCGCGCGACGGCCGCGACAACGGCGCCTTTGTCGGCACGATCAGCGAGCAGATCTACCAGGGCACCACGACCTCCTATCACATCGCCCTGGCCGGCGGCGGCCGCCTGGTCGCGCGCGGCGGCAACCGCGAGAACGGCACGGCGGCCTTCGCCCGCGGCGACATGGTCGCGGTCGCCCTGCCGGTCGCCGCGCTCAGGATCCTGCGCGACTGA
- a CDS encoding ABC transporter permease, which translates to MARARSGLRRVLGLGPALAMIGVFMLLPIGIIAVYSVLEADPYGGVEPRVSAEAYVQFFFERDLDDSLVFNPAYLVIFGRSILLAAAAMLLSLLIGFPVAYYMATQPEARRNLLVFLVTIPFWTNLLIRTFCWILILRDHGLVNNLLLAAGIIDRPMTLLYTNGAILLGLVYTYIPFMILPIYASIEKLDLRLVEAAHDLYANRRQVLRRVILPLALPGIVAGSILVFIPSVGAFIAPDLLGGGKKLMIGSLIQMQFSSSRNWPFGSAAALFLMAAVLAAMTYYALGPARRAATEPGQ; encoded by the coding sequence ATGGCACGGGCCCGATCAGGGCTGCGGCGGGTGCTCGGCCTGGGGCCGGCGCTGGCCATGATCGGCGTCTTCATGCTGCTGCCGATCGGCATCATCGCGGTCTATTCCGTCCTCGAGGCCGATCCCTACGGCGGGGTCGAGCCGCGCGTCTCGGCCGAGGCCTACGTCCAGTTCTTCTTCGAGCGCGACCTCGACGACAGCCTGGTCTTCAATCCCGCCTACCTGGTGATCTTCGGCCGCTCGATCCTGCTGGCGGCGGCGGCGATGCTGCTGAGCCTCCTGATCGGCTTCCCGGTCGCCTACTACATGGCGACCCAGCCCGAGGCCCGGCGCAACCTGCTGGTCTTCTTGGTCACGATTCCCTTCTGGACCAATCTGCTGATCCGGACCTTCTGCTGGATCCTGATCCTCCGCGACCACGGCTTGGTCAACAACCTGCTGCTGGCGGCCGGGATCATCGACCGGCCGATGACCCTGCTCTACACGAACGGGGCAATCCTGCTCGGGCTGGTCTACACCTACATCCCCTTCATGATCCTGCCGATCTACGCCAGCATCGAGAAGCTGGACCTGCGCCTGGTCGAGGCGGCCCACGACCTCTACGCCAACCGCCGCCAGGTCCTGCGCCGGGTCATCCTGCCCCTGGCCCTGCCGGGAATCGTCGCCGGATCGATCCTGGTCTTCATCCCCAGCGTCGGCGCCTTCATCGCCCCCGACCTGCTGGGCGGCGGCAAGAAGCTGATGATCGGCAGCCTGATCCAGATGCAGTTCTCCTCCTCGCGCAACTGGCCCTTCGGATCGGCGGCGGCGCTCTTCCTCATGGCCGCCGTGCTCGCCGCCATGACCTACTACGCGCTGGGGCCGGCGCGGCGCGCGGCGAC